The Chlamydiales bacterium genome has a segment encoding these proteins:
- a CDS encoding autotransporter-associated beta strand repeat-containing protein, producing the protein MRRENWVRAFGYAYLSLFAMPAVHAVNAFTVDRGGDTITDGSGNTGSLRYVLDQVVRVNTDPVVTITFNPSLPTITLSDHLPILATNAVPATSSSITITGNGNTIDGASSFQAFFVTPVFSYSNTSTSITVGIDGLHVQNCKISGGNGGSNGDGGGGGMGAGGGLFVDAGASVTVSNSSFTSCAAAGGAGGTGQSYGGNAPGSGGGGGYRGGNGGSASGGNNGGGGGGGGFGSIGGSGSVEGGGGGGGGNWIPKLDVTASKGGSASGNSGGGGGGTLTSGAASSGTTSGAGGNNFASANGGAATTGAGVNATGGGGGGSGGGSGSGAINSGGTGGFGGGGGGSGTNNGLSPGAGKGGVGGAFAGGGGASLGAASGGGAGGDFGGGGGAGGFSNGGVATGSGGFGGGGGGGASGSNVFGGTSVFGGGGGGASGTGGTEGGNGGAEGSGVGGGGGGGAGLGGAIFLRTGGSLTIDGVTFASSSVSAGSGGSPNGVAGQAKGEDLYAQSTTSSNLSFSSDTIFTKSLGLTPGSSFNKNGAGKLTLSTASSYNGNTLINGGSLQVSADNQLGTGTGITIAASKALIADGTFSTAKNITIGAASTVSVTAGKTLTETGTLDGLAGASLQVNDGTTTGTLALTTASTTYAGGTTINSGTLALTLAAGLNTGGALTITSPGVFDISGLTASSTQVGDLTGSGTGNLGSKGFTFGTATATATFSGALADGGISGGTGASISKAGSGNAVFSGANTFTGGTTISAGKLLLSGSGSLNSAGAVSVAGSTFFDVSGITSSTQVGDLSGAGTVSLGSKALTFGTATVSTTFDGVIQDAGVTAGTGGSITKAGSGNAVLTGASTFTGGTTINAGKLALSGSGSLNSAGAVSVASSSFFDISGVTTSTQVGDLSGAGTVSLGSKALTFGTATASTTFSGAIADGGISGGTAGSITKAGSGNAVFSGANTFTGGTTISAGKLALSGSGSLLSSGPVSVAASTFFDISGVTTSTQVGDLSGLGTVSLGSKALTFGTATASTTFDGVIQDAGITAGTGGSITKTGSGNAVLTGANTFTGGTTINAGKLALSGSGSLLSTGPVSVAGSSFFDISGVTTSTQVGDLSGAGTVSLGSKALTFGTATASTTFSGAIADGGISGGAGGSITKAGSGNAVFSGTNTFTGGTTISAGKLALSGSGSLLSTGAVSVASSSFFDITGVTSSTQIGDLSGLGSVSLGSKALTFGTATASTTFDGVIQDAGITAGTGGSITKAGSGNAVLTGANTFTGGTTISTGKLVLSGSGSLNSAGAVSVAGSTFFDVSGVTTSTQVGDLSGLGTVSLGSKALTFGTATASTTFDGVIQDAGITAGTGGSITKAGSGNAVLTGANTFTGGTTINAGKLALSGSGSLLSTGPVSVAGSSFFDISGVTASTQVGDLSGAGTVSLGSKALTFGTATASTTFSGAIADGGISGGTAGSITKAGSGNAVFSGANTFTGGTTISAGKLLLSGSGSLSSAGAVSVAGSTFFDVSGITSSTQVGDLSGAGTVSLGSKALTFGTATASTTFSGVIQDAGVTAGTGGSITKAGSGNAVLTGANTYTGGTTINAGKFVLSGSGSIATTGAMAVGSSSFFDVSGITPGTTQVGDLSGAGTVSLGSKALTFGTATASTTFSGAIADGGISGGAGGSITKAGSGNAVFSGANTFTGGTTISAGKLALSGSGSLLSSGPVSVAASTFFDVSGVTTSTQVGDLSGLGSVSLGSKALTFGTATASTTFGGVIQDAGITAGTGGSITKTGSGNVVLTGANTFTGGTTINAGKLALSGSGSLNSAAPLAVTSPGFFDISGVTTSSQIGDLTSSGTVSLGSKNLTLGTATPLTIFNGALQDGGISGGAGGTVTKVGTGTLSLTGASTYTGVTTVSAGELNVQGSLTSAVTIGVSGILSGTGSVGGVTNNGTLTPGNSIGTLTVSGPLTLTGSSVLENEVTPLTTDLIAASGVATLGGELEVIPLSGTYAQTQTYTIITAGGGVVGDFSSLVITNPNFMLTRRILANSVQITLTTAGQGNIFNGVMFSGSNTISVANNINAINASGDLAPDTDLANVINSLAGQSDAVVNDALTEMEPSQYSSMEELNTEVGAELVSIFHNRPNRKCSEFKPFDIWVEPFGNVFEVDNLGQQTGFHATIGGVAGGFDAKVASNWVVGVGGAYDHSRLKWKENRGHANVNSYYGAIYTDYKTSKAYLGATLLAGSDRYHVTRGINFLTINRHAVSRFNGYNIAGQLSAGLFWGRSRFVASPYVNLDYLYLHENRFTEKKAGGLNLNVSEYNSRTFRSETGMSFRYRVGDRDKPYCITPLVALAWIADVPLHRDKYTSTFVDQTIPFKVVGWDHTWNLFAPSAGLSFSLPHFAFTMQYTAEIGNHFFGQKGNVRLDFTW; encoded by the coding sequence ATGAGAAGAGAGAACTGGGTTAGGGCTTTCGGCTATGCGTACCTCTCACTCTTTGCAATGCCCGCTGTTCATGCAGTAAATGCCTTTACTGTTGATAGAGGTGGCGACACCATCACTGATGGTTCAGGAAATACGGGATCGCTGCGCTACGTATTGGATCAAGTTGTTCGAGTTAACACCGATCCTGTTGTTACGATTACTTTTAATCCAAGTCTTCCCACGATCACCCTGTCAGATCACCTTCCAATTCTTGCGACAAACGCGGTTCCTGCAACCTCTTCCTCGATCACAATCACAGGTAATGGCAACACGATCGATGGAGCTTCGAGCTTTCAAGCCTTTTTTGTAACACCCGTTTTTAGCTACAGCAACACTAGCACTAGCATCACTGTGGGTATCGATGGCCTTCACGTTCAGAACTGTAAAATTTCGGGCGGTAATGGTGGCTCAAACGGCGATGGCGGCGGCGGCGGTATGGGAGCGGGTGGTGGTCTCTTCGTAGATGCGGGAGCCTCTGTCACAGTTTCTAATAGCTCGTTTACAAGCTGTGCAGCGGCGGGCGGAGCAGGAGGTACTGGACAAAGTTATGGCGGTAATGCCCCGGGCTCAGGGGGTGGAGGAGGCTACCGCGGTGGTAATGGAGGCTCGGCATCAGGTGGAAACAACGGGGGAGGCGGTGGCGGTGGCGGATTTGGCAGCATCGGGGGATCGGGTAGTGTCGAAGGCGGAGGCGGCGGCGGCGGTGGAAACTGGATTCCAAAGCTAGACGTCACCGCTTCGAAAGGAGGCAGTGCATCTGGCAACTCTGGTGGTGGCGGCGGCGGTACGTTGACGTCCGGTGCTGCTAGCAGCGGTACAACTAGCGGAGCTGGGGGAAATAATTTTGCATCGGCAAATGGAGGTGCAGCTACCACTGGTGCAGGAGTAAACGCTACAGGCGGTGGCGGCGGCGGTTCGGGCGGAGGCTCAGGCTCCGGCGCTATTAACTCGGGCGGAACTGGGGGCTTTGGTGGAGGTGGTGGTGGTTCGGGAACAAACAATGGTCTATCTCCTGGTGCGGGGAAAGGAGGGGTAGGCGGTGCTTTTGCTGGCGGTGGCGGGGCTTCTCTAGGAGCTGCATCAGGCGGCGGAGCTGGCGGTGATTTTGGCGGAGGCGGTGGCGCCGGTGGTTTTAGTAATGGTGGTGTGGCTACTGGCAGCGGAGGTTTTGGTGGAGGCGGAGGCGGAGGCGCTTCTGGATCGAATGTATTTGGTGGAACAAGCGTTTTTGGCGGCGGGGGTGGCGGTGCCAGTGGAACAGGAGGCACAGAAGGCGGAAATGGAGGAGCTGAAGGTAGTGGTGTTGGAGGAGGCGGCGGTGGTGGTGCGGGTCTTGGCGGAGCGATCTTTCTGCGCACGGGAGGCTCTCTTACTATCGATGGAGTTACTTTTGCTTCGAGCTCTGTAAGTGCGGGATCCGGAGGTTCTCCGAATGGTGTAGCTGGACAAGCAAAAGGAGAAGATCTCTATGCTCAGAGCACAACATCTAGTAACCTCTCCTTTTCTAGCGATACGATCTTTACAAAGAGCCTTGGTCTAACTCCTGGAAGCAGCTTTAATAAGAATGGCGCTGGAAAACTCACTCTCTCTACTGCAAGTAGTTATAATGGAAATACGCTCATCAACGGGGGATCTCTGCAAGTCAGCGCTGATAACCAGCTTGGAACGGGGACGGGAATCACCATTGCGGCTTCAAAGGCGCTCATTGCAGATGGAACTTTTTCAACAGCAAAAAATATTACGATTGGTGCTGCTAGCACAGTGAGCGTTACCGCTGGAAAGACTTTGACTGAAACAGGAACGCTTGACGGTTTGGCCGGGGCGTCCTTGCAGGTCAATGATGGTACAACTACAGGAACTCTCGCTCTCACTACCGCATCGACCACCTATGCTGGTGGTACAACGATTAATAGCGGAACTCTTGCGCTTACATTAGCTGCAGGTCTTAATACGGGTGGAGCATTAACAATTACGTCGCCAGGCGTCTTTGATATCAGCGGGCTTACTGCTAGTTCAACACAAGTAGGGGACTTGACTGGCTCAGGAACCGGAAATCTCGGCAGTAAAGGCTTTACCTTTGGCACTGCTACCGCAACAGCAACATTTTCCGGAGCGCTAGCAGATGGAGGGATTAGCGGGGGCACAGGAGCTAGCATCTCCAAAGCAGGATCTGGAAACGCCGTTTTTTCGGGAGCGAATACATTTACAGGCGGAACCACAATCAGCGCAGGAAAACTTCTGCTCTCAGGCAGCGGAAGCTTAAATAGCGCTGGTGCGGTTTCTGTTGCAGGATCGACCTTCTTTGATGTCAGCGGCATTACAAGTTCAACTCAAGTGGGTGACCTCAGCGGTGCGGGAACTGTTAGCCTTGGAAGTAAAGCTCTTACCTTCGGCACAGCAACAGTATCTACGACCTTCGACGGTGTCATTCAAGATGCAGGAGTTACTGCAGGAACAGGTGGAAGCATCACAAAAGCAGGATCTGGAAACGCGGTACTTACCGGTGCAAGCACCTTTACAGGCGGAACTACAATCAATGCAGGGAAGCTCGCCCTATCTGGAAGTGGCAGCTTAAATAGCGCTGGTGCAGTTTCTGTTGCCAGCTCAAGCTTTTTCGATATCAGTGGTGTCACAACCTCTACTCAAGTTGGTGACCTAAGCGGCGCGGGAACTGTCAGCCTCGGAAGCAAAGCTCTTACCTTCGGAACTGCGACAGCATCCACCACCTTTAGTGGGGCAATTGCAGATGGTGGCATTAGCGGAGGAACCGCCGGAAGCATCACGAAAGCAGGATCTGGAAATGCCGTTTTCTCAGGAGCCAATACATTTACTGGCGGAACCACAATTAGCGCAGGCAAGCTCGCTCTCTCTGGAAGCGGAAGCCTCCTCTCTTCAGGCCCGGTCTCTGTTGCAGCCTCAACTTTCTTCGATATCAGCGGCGTCACAACTTCTACTCAAGTGGGTGACCTAAGCGGATTGGGAACTGTGAGCCTTGGAAGTAAAGCTCTTACCTTCGGCACAGCAACAGCATCTACGACCTTCGACGGTGTCATTCAAGATGCAGGAATCACTGCAGGAACTGGTGGAAGCATCACCAAAACAGGCTCTGGAAACGCCGTGCTTACAGGGGCAAACACGTTCACAGGCGGAACTACAATCAACGCAGGCAAGCTCGCTCTGTCTGGAAGTGGAAGCCTTCTTTCTACTGGACCAGTCTCGGTTGCAGGCTCAAGCTTTTTCGATATCAGTGGTGTCACAACCTCTACCCAAGTGGGTGACCTAAGCGGGGCAGGAACAGTCAGCCTCGGAAGCAAAGCTCTTACCTTCGGAACTGCGACAGCATCCACCACCTTTAGTGGCGCGATTGCAGATGGTGGCATTAGCGGAGGAGCTGGTGGAAGCATCACCAAAGCAGGCTCTGGAAATGCTGTGTTCTCTGGAACTAACACATTTACTGGCGGAACTACAATCAGCGCAGGCAAGCTGGCTCTTTCTGGAAGTGGCAGCCTCCTTTCTACTGGAGCAGTCTCCGTTGCTAGCTCAAGTTTCTTTGATATCACCGGCGTAACAAGTTCAACTCAAATCGGTGACTTAAGCGGATTGGGAAGTGTCAGCCTTGGAAGTAAAGCTCTTACCTTCGGTACCGCAACAGCATCTACGACCTTCGATGGTGTCATTCAAGATGCCGGCATCACAGCAGGAACTGGAGGAAGCATCACCAAAGCAGGGTCTGGCAATGCTGTGCTTACCGGAGCAAATACATTTACAGGTGGAACTACAATCAGCACAGGCAAGCTCGTTCTATCTGGAAGTGGGAGCTTAAATAGCGCAGGTGCGGTTTCTGTTGCAGGATCAACCTTCTTTGACGTCAGCGGCGTCACAACTTCTACTCAAGTGGGTGACCTAAGCGGATTAGGAACAGTCAGCCTTGGAAGCAAAGCTCTTACCTTCGGTACCGCAACAGCATCCACTACCTTCGATGGTGTTATTCAAGACGCCGGAATCACCGCAGGAACTGGCGGAAGTATTACCAAAGCAGGGTCTGGAAACGCCGTGCTTACAGGGGCAAACACATTTACAGGCGGAACTACAATCAACGCAGGCAAGCTCGCTCTGTCTGGAAGTGGAAGCCTTCTTTCTACTGGACCAGTCTCGGTTGCAGGCTCAAGCTTTTTCGATATCAGTGGTGTCACAGCCTCTACCCAAGTGGGTGACCTAAGCGGCGCAGGAACAGTCAGCCTCGGAAGCAAAGCTCTTACCTTCGGCACTGCGACAGCATCCACCACCTTTAGTGGGGCAATTGCAGATGGTGGCATTAGCGGAGGAACCGCTGGAAGCATCACGAAAGCAGGATCTGGGAATGCCGTTTTCTCAGGAGCCAATACATTTACAGGCGGAACCACAATCAGCGCAGGAAAACTTCTGCTCTCAGGCAGCGGAAGCTTAAGTAGTGCGGGTGCGGTTTCTGTTGCAGGATCAACCTTCTTTGATGTCAGCGGCATTACAAGTTCAACTCAAGTGGGTGACCTCAGCGGCGCGGGAACTGTCAGCCTTGGAAGCAAAGCTCTTACATTTGGTACTGCAACGGCGTCCACGACTTTTAGTGGTGTCATTCAAGATGCAGGAGTTACTGCAGGAACAGGTGGAAGCATCACCAAAGCAGGATCTGGAAACGCGGTGCTTACTGGTGCAAACACCTATACAGGTGGAACCACAATCAATGCAGGTAAGTTTGTTCTCTCTGGCAGTGGTAGTATCGCAACTACCGGAGCTATGGCTGTCGGTAGCTCGAGCTTTTTTGATGTCAGCGGAATTACCCCAGGAACTACCCAAGTCGGTGACCTCAGCGGCGCGGGAACTGTCAGCCTCGGAAGCAAAGCTCTTACCTTCGGAACTGCGACTGCATCCACCACCTTTAGTGGGGCAATTGCAGATGGTGGCATTAGTGGAGGAGCTGGTGGAAGCATCACCAAAGCAGGATCTGGAAATGCCGTTTTCTCAGGAGCCAACACATTTACTGGCGGAACCACAATTAGCGCAGGCAAGCTCGCTCTCTCTGGAAGCGGAAGCTTACTTTCTTCGGGCCCGGTCTCCGTTGCAGCTTCTACTTTCTTTGATGTCAGCGGCGTTACAACCTCTACCCAAGTGGGTGACCTAAGTGGATTGGGAAGTGTCAGCCTTGGAAGTAAAGCCCTTACCTTCGGCACAGCAACGGCATCTACGACCTTCGGCGGTGTCATTCAAGATGCAGGAATCACTGCAGGAACTGGTGGAAGCATCACCAAAACAGGCTCTGGAAACGTTGTGCTTACGGGTGCAAATACCTTCACAGGAGGAACCACAATCAATGCTGGTAAGCTTGCTCTTTCTGGCAGCGGTAGTTTGAACAGTGCAGCTCCTCTGGCCGTGACAAGTCCAGGCTTTTTCGATATCAGCGGAGTTACAACTTCTTCTCAAATAGGGGATCTGACCAGCTCCGGCACAGTGAGCCTTGGAAGCAAAAACCTCACGCTCGGAACAGCAACACCTTTAACTATATTTAATGGAGCGTTGCAAGATGGCGGCATAAGTGGAGGAGCTGGAGGGACAGTTACAAAAGTTGGAACGGGTACACTCTCTTTAACTGGAGCTAGTACCTATACAGGCGTAACAACAGTCTCAGCAGGAGAATTAAATGTGCAGGGCTCGCTTACAAGCGCCGTGACGATAGGTGTGAGTGGAATTTTAAGCGGTACGGGTAGCGTTGGCGGTGTAACAAATAATGGAACATTAACGCCTGGTAATTCGATCGGCACGTTGACTGTGAGTGGTCCCTTAACGCTCACGGGCTCATCTGTGCTTGAAAACGAGGTCACACCCCTTACAACCGATCTGATAGCAGCCTCTGGCGTTGCAACTCTAGGTGGTGAACTTGAGGTGATTCCATTATCAGGCACCTATGCTCAAACGCAAACCTATACGATTATTACAGCTGGAGGCGGCGTAGTTGGTGACTTCTCCTCACTCGTGATCACCAATCCGAACTTTATGTTAACTCGACGCATTCTAGCCAATTCCGTGCAGATCACGCTAACAACTGCAGGTCAGGGAAACATTTTTAACGGTGTCATGTTCTCAGGATCCAACACGATAAGTGTTGCGAATAATATCAACGCGATAAACGCCTCTGGAGATCTCGCACCCGATACCGATCTGGCCAACGTGATAAACTCTCTCGCAGGTCAGAGCGATGCTGTTGTGAATGACGCCTTAACTGAGATGGAGCCATCGCAGTATAGCTCTATGGAAGAGCTCAATACTGAGGTGGGGGCCGAACTCGTCTCTATCTTCCACAATAGACCCAATAGAAAATGTAGCGAATTCAAACCCTTCGATATCTGGGTAGAGCCCTTCGGAAACGTATTTGAAGTGGATAATCTAGGACAGCAGACCGGCTTCCATGCAACAATAGGTGGTGTGGCTGGCGGATTCGATGCGAAAGTCGCAAGCAACTGGGTTGTCGGAGTTGGGGGAGCTTATGACCATAGCAGGTTAAAGTGGAAAGAGAACCGCGGTCATGCAAATGTAAATAGCTACTACGGCGCGATCTACACCGACTACAAGACGTCAAAGGCTTATCTTGGAGCAACGCTGCTCGCCGGTAGCGATAGATACCACGTAACGCGTGGAATCAACTTTTTAACCATCAATCGACACGCTGTATCCCGCTTTAATGGTTACAATATCGCGGGCCAGCTCTCAGCGGGACTCTTCTGGGGCCGCTCTCGCTTTGTTGCCTCTCCCTACGTGAACCTCGACTATCTCTACCTCCATGAGAATAGATTCACTGAGAAGAAAGCGGGCGGCCTTAACTTGAACGTCTCTGAATATAACAGTAGAACGTTTAGAAGTGAGACGGGCATGAGCTTCCGCTACCGCGTAGGCGATAGAGATAAGCCCTACTGCATCACGCCGCTTGTTGCGCTTGCATGGATCGCTGATGTGCCGCTACACCGCGATAAGTACACCTCAACATTTGTAGACCAGACGATTCCATTTAAAGTCGTGGGCTGGGATCACACTTGGAACCTCTTTGCGCCGAGCGCTGGCCTTAGCTTCTCGCTGCCGCACTTTGCGTTCACGATGCAGTATACTGCGGAGATTGGAAACCACTTTTTTGGTCAAAAGGGTAATGTGCGCCTAGACTTTACCTGGTAG